The following are from one region of the Cloacibacterium sp. TD35 genome:
- a CDS encoding DUF6341 family protein — MTSFWLFLSDLFKWSFGFYDFAGNVLNWILFIVASTLFCYWCYVLVTTLGNNKDKEYYSPTEGKFPYYNPELHTKED; from the coding sequence ATGACGTCTTTTTGGTTATTCTTAAGTGATTTGTTCAAATGGTCTTTCGGATTCTATGATTTCGCTGGAAACGTGTTGAACTGGATTCTTTTTATTGTAGCTAGTACTTTATTTTGCTATTGGTGTTATGTTTTAGTAACTACATTAGGGAACAATAAAGATAAAGAATATTATTCGCCTACAGAAGGTAAATTCCCATATTACAACCCAGAATTACACACTAAAGAAGATTAA
- a CDS encoding DUF2147 domain-containing protein gives MKKLAFAFLALFFSVLSYAQIEGKWKTIDDETGKPKSIVEIFKKSDGKYYGKIVQLLQKPENNNCVKCTDDRKNKPLIGLEIIRGLSKDGSEFTDGTITDPKKGKTYNCTVTRNGDKLNVRGFIGISLIGRNQTWHKAD, from the coding sequence ATGAAAAAATTAGCATTCGCATTTTTAGCTTTGTTCTTCAGTGTTCTTTCATATGCTCAGATAGAAGGTAAGTGGAAAACAATTGATGACGAAACAGGGAAGCCTAAATCTATCGTAGAGATTTTTAAAAAATCAGACGGTAAATATTATGGTAAAATTGTACAATTATTACAAAAGCCAGAAAATAACAACTGTGTAAAATGTACAGATGATAGAAAAAACAAGCCATTAATTGGTTTAGAAATCATCAGAGGTTTATCAAAAGATGGTTCAGAATTTACTGATGGAACGATTACAGATCCTAAAAAAGGTAAAACTTACAATTGTACGGTTACCAGAAATGGGGATAAACTAAATGTAAGAGGATTTATAGGAATCTCATTAATCGGTAGAAACCAAACTTGGCACAAAGCAGATTAA
- a CDS encoding CDP-alcohol phosphatidyltransferase family protein codes for MNFIKNNLANAFTLGNLFSGSIGVINLVDGNYKVAALCIIISLVLDFLDGFVARALKANSNLGAQLDSLADMVSFGLLPGVTMFKALEGFGNQFMDFELPFQLKYLGLFVALFSCLRLAIFNLDEEQSYYFKGLNTPSNTVLLFGMYYAFQETGMFWRTFENPMFLVGLIAASCWLLISPIKMIALKFKSMKLKDNYPKLILLLGGILLISILGLAGIPMVIVFYIIVSLIFQKQLK; via the coding sequence ATGAATTTTATAAAAAATAATCTAGCCAATGCTTTCACTCTCGGGAATTTATTTTCTGGAAGCATCGGTGTTATCAATTTAGTAGACGGAAATTATAAAGTTGCCGCACTTTGTATCATCATTTCTTTGGTTTTAGACTTTTTAGACGGATTTGTTGCCAGAGCGCTTAAAGCCAATTCTAATCTTGGCGCACAATTAGATTCTCTAGCAGACATGGTAAGTTTCGGACTTTTGCCTGGTGTAACGATGTTTAAAGCACTAGAAGGTTTCGGCAATCAGTTTATGGATTTTGAACTTCCATTTCAGCTAAAATATTTGGGACTTTTCGTGGCTTTATTTTCATGTCTCAGATTGGCTATTTTTAATTTAGATGAAGAGCAAAGCTATTATTTCAAAGGACTCAACACACCCAGTAATACCGTTTTACTTTTCGGAATGTATTACGCGTTTCAAGAAACAGGAATGTTCTGGCGAACGTTTGAAAATCCTATGTTTTTGGTAGGACTCATTGCAGCAAGCTGTTGGTTACTTATCAGTCCCATCAAAATGATTGCGCTTAAATTTAAATCGATGAAACTGAAAGATAATTACCCAAAACTTATCTTACTTTTGGGCGGAATTCTACTGATTTCTATTTTAGGATTGGCAGGAATCCCGATGGTTATCGTTTTTTATATAATCGTTTCTCTAATTTTTCAAAAACAACTTAAATAG
- a CDS encoding 3'-5' exonuclease codes for MNLKLHKPLCIFDLETTGINISKDRIVEICILKVFPDASRESKTWYVNPEMPIPAEATAVHGISDEDVKDSPTFKELAPKIIDMIKDSDLGGFNSNRFDIPLLAEELLRAGYDFDLSKHKPVDAQTIFHKMEPRNLSAAYQFYCGKSLENAHSAEADTLATFEVLDAQIEKYEDLPNDIAALSEFSFHNKFADLAGFIAFDDKNEEIFTFGKYKGQKVKDVFTKDVGYFGWIQNADFPLYTKKVLTKIQLRSKF; via the coding sequence ATGAATCTAAAACTCCATAAACCGCTCTGTATCTTTGATTTAGAAACTACCGGAATCAACATTTCTAAAGACAGAATTGTAGAAATCTGCATTTTAAAAGTTTTTCCAGATGCTTCTAGAGAAAGCAAAACTTGGTACGTAAATCCTGAAATGCCTATTCCTGCAGAAGCTACTGCTGTTCACGGAATTTCTGATGAAGATGTAAAAGATTCTCCTACTTTTAAAGAATTGGCTCCGAAAATCATCGATATGATTAAGGATTCTGATTTAGGAGGTTTTAATTCGAATAGATTTGATATTCCACTTTTGGCAGAAGAATTGTTGAGAGCTGGCTATGATTTTGATTTATCTAAACACAAACCTGTAGATGCACAAACCATTTTCCACAAAATGGAACCTAGAAATCTAAGTGCTGCGTACCAATTTTATTGCGGAAAATCTCTAGAAAATGCACATTCTGCGGAAGCAGATACATTGGCAACCTTCGAAGTTCTGGATGCTCAAATCGAAAAATATGAAGATTTACCGAATGATATTGCTGCTCTGAGTGAGTTTTCTTTCCATAATAAATTTGCAGATTTGGCAGGATTTATCGCCTTCGATGATAAAAATGAAGAAATTTTCACTTTCGGAAAATACAAAGGTCAAAAAGTGAAAGATGTCTTCACGAAAGATGTAGGATATTTCGGTTGGATTCAGAATGCTGATTTCCCACTTTACACCAAGAAGGTCTTGACTAAGATTCAATTGAGAAGTAAATTCTAA
- a CDS encoding fumarylacetoacetate hydrolase family protein, producing MKIICIGRNYAEHAKELGNEIPENPVIFMKPDTAVLKKGSDFYIPEFSDDVHYELEVVLKISKGGKYIQKENAPKHYDEIALGIDFTARDLQSQLKGKGLPWELAKGFDGSAVVSDFFPKENFDLSNLKFQLQKNKEIVQDGNTNLMMFSPDDIIAFVSQYFTLRVGDLIFTGTPKGVGKVSENDELEMFLEGEKVYHLRVQ from the coding sequence ATGAAAATCATTTGCATAGGAAGAAATTACGCAGAACACGCGAAAGAATTAGGAAACGAAATTCCCGAAAATCCAGTTATTTTCATGAAACCTGACACTGCTGTATTGAAAAAAGGTAGTGATTTTTACATTCCAGAATTTTCTGATGATGTGCATTATGAATTAGAAGTGGTGCTAAAAATTTCTAAAGGAGGAAAATATATCCAAAAAGAAAATGCACCTAAACATTATGACGAAATTGCGCTTGGAATAGATTTTACGGCTAGAGATTTACAGTCTCAGCTCAAAGGAAAAGGTTTGCCTTGGGAACTCGCAAAAGGTTTTGACGGAAGCGCTGTAGTTTCTGATTTTTTCCCAAAAGAGAATTTTGATTTGAGTAATTTGAAATTTCAACTTCAAAAAAATAAAGAAATCGTGCAAGATGGCAATACCAATCTGATGATGTTTTCACCAGATGATATTATTGCTTTTGTTTCTCAGTACTTCACTTTAAGAGTAGGAGATTTAATTTTCACAGGAACTCCAAAAGGTGTAGGAAAGGTGTCAGAAAATGATGAACTAGAAATGTTTTTAGAAGGCGAAAAGGTTTATCATCTTCGTGTACAATAA
- a CDS encoding KUP/HAK/KT family potassium transporter, protein MSDVLSGGHNFDTKKLTFIGVLVSLGIVFGDIGTSPLYVMSAIIKSGKEAKMISEEYIEGALSCIIWTLTLQTTIKYVLISLRADNKGEGGILALFSLVKKMKTKWLYLVAIVGASALIADGVITPSLTVMASIEGLKQIKGLDLGINSILAMTSVILVVIFVVQQFGTSFIGKFFGPVMVVWFLFLGGFGVVNLMEHPEIVKSFNPYYAYKLIVTSPSAILILGAVFLCTTGAEALYSDLGHCGYKNIRVSWVFVKAMLILNYLGQGAWLLQNYGMVFTGTNPFFGMLPHYLIIPAVILATAAAIIASQALITGSFTIFSEAMSLNFWPFQQIQYPSGLKGQMYIPRINWGLLIFCLIIVFYFKESVHMEAAYGLSITVTMMMTSILLIAWLWRNRVNKFLIAIFALVHLSIEIGFFSANIIKFFEGGWITVFLAGFVAVCMYAWYNGRMIKQNFIKFVKLKDYVSTIKDIKLDESIPKYATNLAFLSRAKKEDEVESKIIYSIMRSQPKRADHYFILNIINQEDPFTYRYSIDEVMPGTVYKINFLLGFKIDRKINDYFNQVLFDMMKEGIIPDRSSHPSLRNHNIPPDLKYVIIDNVYINDFLLTVKEKITLNIYNFVKYIGSSDFKAYGLAPHNVLVESVPLINNPIREKKIILEEFKRYDS, encoded by the coding sequence ATGTCAGACGTTTTATCTGGTGGTCACAATTTTGACACCAAAAAATTAACTTTCATAGGAGTTTTGGTTTCATTAGGAATCGTTTTCGGAGATATTGGTACATCACCGCTATATGTAATGAGTGCGATTATCAAATCTGGAAAAGAAGCCAAAATGATTTCTGAAGAATATATAGAAGGAGCACTTTCTTGTATTATTTGGACACTAACTCTACAAACTACCATCAAGTACGTTCTGATCTCACTTAGAGCAGATAACAAAGGTGAAGGTGGCATTCTGGCTTTGTTTTCTTTGGTAAAAAAAATGAAAACGAAATGGCTTTATCTGGTTGCAATAGTAGGAGCTTCGGCATTAATTGCAGATGGTGTAATCACACCTTCTCTTACAGTAATGGCTTCTATTGAAGGTCTTAAACAAATTAAAGGATTGGATCTAGGAATCAATTCTATTTTGGCAATGACGTCTGTAATTTTGGTGGTTATCTTCGTAGTTCAGCAATTTGGAACCAGCTTTATTGGGAAGTTTTTTGGTCCAGTTATGGTTGTTTGGTTCTTATTTTTAGGTGGATTCGGTGTTGTTAATTTGATGGAGCATCCAGAAATTGTAAAATCATTTAATCCTTACTATGCATATAAATTAATAGTAACTTCTCCCAGTGCTATTCTCATTTTAGGTGCTGTTTTTCTATGTACTACAGGGGCAGAAGCTTTATATTCAGATTTAGGACACTGTGGTTATAAAAATATCAGAGTGAGTTGGGTTTTTGTAAAAGCCATGTTGATTTTAAATTATTTAGGTCAAGGAGCTTGGTTGCTTCAGAACTACGGTATGGTTTTCACAGGTACGAATCCTTTCTTCGGTATGTTGCCTCATTACTTAATTATTCCAGCGGTAATATTGGCTACAGCAGCAGCTATTATCGCTTCTCAAGCATTAATTACAGGCTCGTTTACGATATTTTCCGAAGCTATGTCGCTTAATTTTTGGCCGTTCCAGCAAATTCAATATCCTTCTGGTTTAAAAGGTCAAATGTATATCCCTAGAATCAATTGGGGCTTACTTATTTTCTGCCTTATCATAGTATTTTATTTCAAGGAATCAGTACATATGGAAGCTGCTTATGGTTTATCTATTACAGTGACTATGATGATGACCAGCATCTTATTAATAGCTTGGTTATGGAGAAATAGAGTGAATAAGTTTTTAATTGCCATTTTTGCATTAGTTCATTTGTCTATAGAAATAGGATTTTTTAGTGCAAACATCATTAAATTCTTTGAAGGAGGTTGGATTACAGTATTCTTGGCAGGCTTCGTGGCAGTATGTATGTACGCTTGGTATAATGGTAGAATGATTAAACAGAATTTCATCAAGTTTGTAAAACTGAAAGATTATGTTTCTACCATCAAGGATATTAAACTAGATGAGTCTATTCCTAAATATGCTACCAATTTAGCATTTTTGAGTAGAGCGAAAAAAGAAGATGAGGTTGAATCTAAAATTATTTACTCAATCATGCGTTCTCAACCAAAAAGAGCAGACCATTATTTTATTCTAAATATCATTAACCAAGAAGATCCTTTTACCTATAGATATTCTATTGATGAGGTAATGCCAGGAACGGTATATAAAATTAATTTCCTTTTAGGATTTAAAATTGATAGAAAAATCAATGATTACTTTAATCAGGTGTTATTTGATATGATGAAAGAAGGTATTATTCCAGATAGAAGTAGTCACCCTTCTCTTAGAAATCACAATATTCCGCCAGATTTAAAATATGTGATTATTGACAATGTTTATATTAATGACTTCTTATTGACGGTAAAAGAAAAAATTACATTAAATATATATAATTTCGTGAAATATATTGGTAGTAGTGATTTCAAAGCGTACGGTTTGGCTCCACATAATGTTTTGGTAGAATCTGTGCCGCTTATCAATAACCCGATTAGAGAGAAAAAAATTATTTTAGAAGAATTTAAACGTTACGATTCTTAA
- a CDS encoding putative signal transducing protein, which translates to MSKLIRIKYYESSIEANRDKQILAENGIESFIANEQTIQSDWLLSQAIGGLQLQVFEDQVEKAKEILQNFVENEEVALEVEHTIENPEYDFTCPKCGSNHIYQYEKPDGIFGVSWLLLGFPVKVPSSKYICYYCGNEFKH; encoded by the coding sequence ATGTCTAAACTCATTCGCATAAAATACTACGAAAGCTCTATTGAAGCCAATAGAGACAAACAAATTTTGGCAGAAAACGGGATTGAAAGTTTTATTGCAAATGAACAGACTATACAATCAGATTGGTTGCTTTCTCAAGCCATTGGAGGTTTACAACTTCAGGTTTTCGAAGACCAAGTAGAAAAAGCCAAAGAAATTTTACAGAATTTTGTAGAAAATGAAGAAGTTGCCTTAGAAGTAGAACATACAATTGAAAATCCTGAGTATGATTTTACTTGTCCTAAATGTGGTTCTAACCATATTTATCAATATGAAAAACCAGATGGGATTTTTGGGGTAAGTTGGCTATTATTAGGATTCCCAGTAAAAGTTCCGAGCAGTAAATACATTTGTTATTACTGCGGAAATGAATTTAAGCATTAA
- a CDS encoding universal stress protein, with protein sequence MKNIILPIDFSDTTDVLVAGAIDFAKEIAGKIYLIHVAPADIGFAIGDMGFQYFPEIEKSEISEELAELNEIEKRIEAKGVACEHLLKQGIAAEIILDYAKDKKANYIVMGSHGRSGIYDVFVGSLTKDITKKSPIPVLVVPCHK encoded by the coding sequence ATGAAAAACATTATTTTACCAATCGATTTTTCTGACACTACAGATGTTCTAGTAGCAGGTGCTATAGATTTTGCGAAAGAAATAGCCGGAAAAATTTATTTAATACACGTAGCTCCAGCAGATATTGGTTTTGCTATTGGAGATATGGGATTTCAATATTTCCCAGAGATAGAAAAATCTGAAATTTCTGAAGAACTCGCAGAGTTAAATGAAATAGAGAAAAGAATAGAAGCAAAAGGAGTAGCTTGTGAGCATTTGCTGAAACAAGGCATCGCTGCTGAAATTATTTTAGACTATGCTAAAGACAAAAAAGCCAATTATATTGTAATGGGCAGTCATGGAAGAAGCGGAATATATGATGTTTTTGTAGGTAGTCTTACGAAGGATATTACTAAAAAATCTCCTATTCCGGTTTTGGTAGTACCTTGCCACAAATAA
- a CDS encoding lysylphosphatidylglycerol synthase transmembrane domain-containing protein → MEKVNLKKLLINFAKILISVALLYFVFQKIPFREVTVLWAKTNVFYLLMAAILFLASQIISTKRLELYFKANDFHLSFRSNLELYFLGMFYNFFIPGGIGGDAYKVYLLNKNFGWSAKKITSSLFNDRLSGLLAICVLILVLILVFSFNLLEAKFFPILFVLLVTGFFFTYFLTKKLFSIYTTVFFKAFSYSFLVQILQVISFIFLLKSLDVTNNFTIYSVVFLASSVLSLISFAGIGVREMLFLQASKWFSFQPEISVSASLLFTMITAFFSLFGVIFQIRKLNLKLAETP, encoded by the coding sequence TTGGAGAAAGTCAATCTTAAAAAACTACTCATCAACTTTGCTAAAATTTTAATTAGCGTTGCTTTGTTGTATTTTGTTTTTCAGAAAATTCCTTTTCGGGAAGTAACTGTTTTATGGGCAAAAACGAATGTTTTTTATCTCTTGATGGCTGCAATTCTATTTTTGGCATCTCAAATCATTTCTACCAAAAGACTTGAACTCTATTTTAAAGCCAATGATTTCCATTTGAGTTTCAGAAGCAATTTAGAACTCTATTTTTTGGGAATGTTCTATAATTTTTTTATTCCAGGTGGAATTGGTGGAGACGCTTACAAAGTCTATCTTTTGAATAAAAATTTCGGTTGGAGTGCCAAAAAAATTACCTCATCGCTTTTTAATGACCGATTAAGCGGACTTTTGGCGATTTGCGTATTGATTTTAGTATTGATTTTAGTATTTTCCTTCAATTTACTGGAAGCCAAATTCTTCCCCATCTTATTTGTGCTTTTAGTGACAGGATTTTTCTTTACTTATTTTTTGACTAAAAAGCTTTTTTCTATCTATACCACAGTTTTTTTTAAAGCTTTCTCTTACTCATTTTTAGTCCAAATTTTACAAGTCATCAGTTTTATATTTTTATTGAAAAGTTTAGACGTTACAAACAATTTCACCATTTACTCAGTAGTATTTTTGGCAAGTTCGGTGCTCAGTTTAATTTCTTTTGCAGGAATTGGAGTGAGAGAAATGCTCTTTTTACAAGCGTCTAAATGGTTTAGTTTTCAGCCAGAGATTTCGGTTTCTGCCTCTTTACTTTTTACAATGATTACTGCATTTTTTTCACTTTTTGGAGTGATATTTCAAATAAGAAAGTTAAATTTGAAACTTGCTGAAACGCCATGA
- a CDS encoding ArnT family glycosyltransferase → MNQNQLLSRNQIFFLFVGFVLVYLVGLFIPLMENDSAQHATMAMRMANSGNFLEIYKGDNPYLDKPHLHFWLAALSMKIFGISHIAYRIPAVLCLFLAAFSVKKIADLLYKNENLSYTASLIFLASQTIILSAHDVRTDAVLTGFIALSIWQFLAFIKTQKIINVFLAGFFTALAFSSKGLMAIVIIGFSVFSYLLYSREWLKFFNLKIIFAALSFGVGTLPILYAYYHQFGNEGVEFILFNQSVNRLQAKGFEQNSPDYSFFFHTLLWAFLPFSVAFYTGVFERTKNLIKERFKKIEGVEFLTLGGFWLVMLVFSFSKFKLPHYLNGLIPILSVFTASYIFEIFEKNQWKKARGFWVIQLMVISVSLVGVLLLTYYFTGIHEVVLFMVGLFFVGTLLLYIFKKENIVRRWVLVSLLFAITINIFLNSQFYPVLTQYQGGLKMANYFEKNHLSTRNLFMPKDYEIWSFDFYSKQNTPRKEVSLLKKGDRVLVYENDLRSITQPYKILHQETHFKITRLSLKFLNPKTRNEKFKNLYLIEILN, encoded by the coding sequence ATGAATCAAAATCAATTACTTTCTAGAAATCAAATCTTTTTTCTTTTTGTAGGCTTTGTTTTGGTGTACTTAGTAGGACTTTTTATTCCATTGATGGAAAATGATTCTGCTCAACATGCTACAATGGCGATGAGAATGGCCAATTCTGGCAATTTTCTAGAAATTTATAAAGGTGATAATCCTTATTTAGATAAACCGCATTTGCATTTTTGGCTCGCAGCTTTATCGATGAAAATTTTTGGCATTAGTCACATTGCTTATAGAATTCCGGCGGTTTTATGTTTGTTTTTAGCAGCTTTTTCTGTAAAAAAGATTGCTGACTTATTGTATAAAAACGAAAATCTAAGTTATACCGCCTCACTGATATTTTTAGCGTCACAAACGATTATACTTTCTGCACACGATGTAAGAACAGATGCTGTTTTGACGGGTTTTATAGCACTTTCTATTTGGCAATTTTTAGCTTTTATCAAAACACAAAAAATCATTAATGTATTTTTAGCAGGATTTTTTACAGCTTTAGCCTTTTCTTCAAAAGGATTGATGGCGATTGTGATTATAGGATTTTCTGTATTTTCTTATTTGCTGTATTCTAGAGAATGGTTGAAATTTTTTAATCTGAAAATTATTTTTGCTGCGCTCAGTTTTGGAGTGGGGACTTTACCGATTTTGTACGCATACTATCATCAGTTTGGAAACGAAGGTGTAGAATTTATTTTGTTTAATCAAAGTGTAAATCGTTTACAGGCCAAAGGTTTTGAGCAGAATAGTCCTGATTATTCTTTCTTTTTTCATACATTACTTTGGGCGTTTTTACCTTTTTCTGTAGCATTTTATACAGGTGTTTTCGAAAGAACTAAAAATTTGATTAAAGAAAGATTTAAAAAAATAGAAGGCGTAGAGTTTTTAACTTTAGGCGGGTTCTGGTTGGTGATGTTGGTATTTAGTTTTTCTAAATTTAAGTTGCCTCATTACTTAAACGGATTAATTCCCATTCTTTCGGTTTTTACCGCTTCTTATATTTTTGAAATTTTCGAAAAAAATCAATGGAAGAAAGCCAGAGGTTTTTGGGTGATTCAGTTGATGGTTATTTCGGTAAGTTTAGTAGGCGTTTTATTGCTCACGTATTATTTTACAGGAATTCATGAAGTGGTTTTATTTATGGTAGGTTTGTTTTTTGTGGGAACTTTACTGCTTTATATTTTCAAAAAAGAAAATATAGTAAGAAGATGGGTTTTAGTCTCTTTGCTTTTTGCAATTACCATTAATATTTTTCTCAATTCGCAGTTTTATCCTGTTTTGACGCAATACCAAGGTGGTTTAAAAATGGCAAATTATTTTGAGAAAAATCACCTTTCAACCCGAAATCTTTTCATGCCGAAAGATTATGAAATCTGGTCTTTTGATTTTTATTCAAAACAAAACACGCCAAGAAAAGAAGTTTCTCTTCTGAAAAAAGGTGATAGAGTGCTGGTCTATGAAAATGATTTACGAAGTATTACGCAACCGTATAAAATTCTCCATCAGGAAACACATTTTAAAATTACTAGGCTTTCTCTTAAATTTCTGAATCCTAAAACCAGAAATGAAAAGTTTAAAAATTTATATTTAATAGAGATATTAAACTAG
- a CDS encoding glycosyltransferase family 2 protein, translating to MDKNKFYSLVIPMYNEEGNAGILIDRISDAMNGYHYELILIDDNSTDKTIQEIKEKKHPNVVLIELKKNYGQSSAMMAGFDYATGDYIITLDGDLQNDPSDIPAMVELLENGNYDLVVGKRQKRKDSSIRTIPSKIANFIIKKSTKLNISDQGCALKVFTNETAKELNLYGENHRFISLMAHLNGAKITEIPVKHHPRQHGVSKYGMNRTFKVINDLLLVLFNKKYLSKPIYLFGNIGLITFTLGVLVNIYLLALKILGNDIGGRPLLILGVLLIFIGIQFFTTGIIVDMLMKTYYESQEKRPFNIRNITTFGESQS from the coding sequence ATGGATAAAAATAAATTCTACTCTCTCGTTATTCCTATGTATAACGAAGAAGGAAACGCAGGAATTTTAATCGATAGAATTTCTGATGCTATGAATGGATATCACTACGAACTCATCTTAATAGATGACAATTCTACGGATAAAACCATACAAGAAATTAAAGAAAAAAAACATCCAAATGTAGTGTTGATTGAGCTCAAAAAAAATTACGGACAAAGTTCTGCAATGATGGCTGGTTTCGATTATGCAACTGGTGATTATATAATTACACTTGATGGAGATTTGCAAAATGATCCTTCAGACATCCCAGCAATGGTAGAACTTTTAGAAAACGGAAATTATGATTTGGTGGTAGGAAAACGTCAGAAAAGAAAAGATTCTTCCATCAGAACTATTCCTTCAAAAATTGCGAATTTCATCATCAAAAAATCAACAAAACTCAATATTTCTGACCAAGGTTGTGCGCTGAAAGTTTTCACCAATGAAACTGCAAAAGAACTGAATCTCTATGGAGAAAATCACAGATTCATCAGTTTAATGGCGCATTTAAATGGTGCTAAAATCACAGAAATTCCCGTAAAACACCACCCAAGACAACACGGCGTTTCTAAATACGGAATGAACAGAACTTTCAAGGTCATTAATGACTTGCTTTTAGTTTTGTTCAATAAAAAATACCTTTCTAAACCCATTTATCTTTTCGGGAACATCGGTTTAATTACCTTTACACTAGGAGTTTTAGTTAATATTTATTTATTGGCTCTCAAAATTTTAGGAAATGATATTGGCGGAAGACCTTTATTAATCCTTGGCGTGTTACTTATTTTCATTGGCATTCAGTTTTTTACCACAGGAATCATTGTAGATATGCTCATGAAAACCTACTACGAATCTCAGGAAAAAAGACCTTTTAATATAAGAAATATCACAACATTTGGAGAAAGTCAATCTTAA
- a CDS encoding pyruvate dehydrogenase complex E1 component subunit beta yields the protein MKEVQFREAICEAMSEEMRKDESIYLIGEEVAEYNGAYKASKGMLAEFGPKRVIDAPIAELGFAGISVGAAMNGNRPIVEFMTFNFSMVAIDQIISNAAKMYQMSGGQWNVPIVFRGPTASAGQLGATHSQAFESWYANCPGLKVIVPSNPYDAKGLLKSAIRDNDPVIFMESEQMYGDKMEIPEEEYYIPIGKADIKKEGKDVTLVSFGKILKLAMQAAADLEQEGISVEVVDLRTIRPLDYETVLNSVKKTNRLVVLEEAWPFGSVASEITYMVQQKAFDYLDAPIKRITTPDAPAPYSAALFAEWFPKLEKVKQEIKNVLYVKS from the coding sequence ATGAAAGAAGTACAATTTCGTGAGGCTATCTGTGAAGCAATGAGCGAAGAAATGCGTAAAGACGAATCGATATATCTCATTGGCGAAGAAGTAGCAGAATATAACGGAGCTTACAAAGCTTCAAAAGGAATGTTAGCAGAATTTGGTCCAAAAAGAGTAATAGATGCTCCCATTGCAGAACTTGGTTTTGCAGGGATTTCTGTAGGAGCTGCGATGAACGGAAATAGACCTATAGTAGAATTTATGACTTTTAACTTCTCTATGGTTGCTATTGACCAAATTATTTCTAATGCAGCGAAAATGTATCAAATGAGTGGTGGACAGTGGAATGTGCCAATCGTTTTTAGAGGACCTACTGCTTCTGCAGGTCAGTTAGGAGCTACACACTCTCAAGCTTTTGAAAGCTGGTATGCAAACTGCCCTGGTCTTAAAGTAATTGTTCCTTCTAATCCATATGATGCAAAAGGATTATTAAAATCTGCAATTAGAGATAATGACCCTGTAATTTTCATGGAATCTGAACAGATGTACGGAGATAAAATGGAAATTCCTGAAGAAGAATACTATATCCCAATTGGTAAAGCTGATATCAAAAAAGAAGGTAAAGATGTAACTTTGGTTTCTTTTGGTAAAATCTTAAAATTAGCAATGCAAGCTGCAGCTGATTTAGAACAAGAAGGAATTTCTGTGGAAGTAGTAGATTTAAGAACAATTCGTCCGCTAGATTACGAAACAGTTCTTAATTCTGTGAAGAAGACCAATAGATTAGTAGTTCTAGAAGAAGCATGGCCATTTGGTTCTGTAGCTTCAGAAATTACTTACATGGTTCAGCAAAAAGCATTTGATTATTTAGATGCACCAATTAAGAGAATTACAACTCCAGATGCACCGGCTCCATACTCAGCAGCATTATTTGCAGAATGGTTCCCGAAATTAGAAAAAGTAAAACAAGAGATTAAAAACGTTTTATACGTAAAATCTTAA